The following proteins come from a genomic window of Lachnoclostridium phytofermentans ISDg:
- a CDS encoding hydrogenase maturation nickel metallochaperone HypA/HybF, whose protein sequence is MHELGVVIEVVKTVERVALEQNLTTIDTVVLQIGELSSMIPKYVEQCYPAAIDGTILENTKLEIEILPGNALCKDCKKVFRLLEHHHQCPICNTRNWELLSGREFFIKEIVAY, encoded by the coding sequence ATGCATGAACTAGGAGTAGTTATTGAAGTAGTGAAGACAGTGGAACGGGTTGCTCTGGAACAGAATCTTACAACAATAGATACTGTAGTATTACAAATTGGAGAGCTGTCATCTATGATACCAAAATATGTAGAGCAATGTTATCCAGCAGCGATAGATGGAACTATCTTAGAGAACACGAAACTTGAGATTGAGATTTTACCAGGAAATGCGCTTTGTAAAGATTGTAAAAAGGTGTTTCGGTTGTTAGAACATCATCATCAATGCCCAATATGCAATACTAGAAACTGGGAGTTACTGAGTGGTAGGGAGTTCTTTATTAAAGAAATTGTAGCTTACTAG
- the hypB gene encoding hydrogenase nickel incorporation protein HypB: MKEFKILEIKQSVFEDNNKDANLLREELKQKGVFLLNLMSSPGAGKTSTLKKTISMLKEEMHIGVLEADIDSDVDAKTIAETGVKVIQLHTGGMCHLDADMTRQGLLGLDTSGLDLAILENVGNLVCPAEFDTGSSKNAMILSIPEGDDKPLKYPLMFSIVDVLLINKMDVLEHFDFDLEACMERVRKINPDIKIIPISARTGEGIEIFADWLRTEVKKWKEVD; the protein is encoded by the coding sequence ATGAAAGAATTTAAGATACTTGAAATTAAGCAAAGCGTGTTTGAAGATAATAATAAGGATGCAAATCTTCTTCGTGAGGAGTTAAAGCAAAAGGGAGTATTTTTACTCAATTTAATGTCTTCTCCAGGAGCAGGTAAGACTAGTACCTTAAAAAAGACAATTTCAATGTTAAAAGAGGAGATGCACATTGGAGTTTTGGAGGCGGACATTGACTCTGATGTGGATGCAAAAACTATTGCTGAAACAGGTGTTAAGGTAATTCAGTTACATACTGGTGGGATGTGTCATCTTGATGCAGATATGACAAGACAGGGGCTTCTCGGACTTGATACTTCAGGGCTAGACCTTGCTATCTTAGAAAATGTTGGAAACTTAGTCTGCCCTGCAGAATTTGATACAGGCTCTAGTAAGAATGCTATGATACTTAGTATTCCAGAAGGGGATGATAAACCTCTGAAATATCCATTGATGTTCTCTATTGTGGATGTGTTATTAATAAATAAAATGGATGTGTTAGAACATTTTGATTTTGACTTAGAAGCTTGTATGGAACGTGTAAGAAAAATAAACCCAGACATTAAGATTATTCCGATATCGGCTAGAACTGGTGAAGGAATTGAGATTTTCGCGGATTGGTTACGAACAGAAGTTAAGAAGTGGAAGGAAGTAGATTGA
- a CDS encoding CD3324 family protein has product MRYENAKNILPKELLKEVQKYAEGKILYIPSGEEKKEWGEITGYRKRLQKRNQMICNKYKNGITVTELSEEYYLSIDSIKKILYSKKRDECEYTPTVASALAYQNAGMIEEWIHTFLQFSCSNCIILEHLFREQGVFSTLIKLPLRLVRVESEETEVKKVEIDKKEIQSTYDNTPPLLILFEKKTFILLEQEEVFHRLRRLRTNAWPVVIWIKKGVDYELFQKQYGSILRTLGDSQV; this is encoded by the coding sequence ATGAGATACGAAAATGCAAAAAATATTCTACCAAAGGAGTTATTAAAAGAAGTACAGAAATATGCAGAAGGTAAGATTTTATATATTCCCTCTGGAGAAGAGAAAAAAGAGTGGGGAGAAATAACAGGGTATCGTAAGCGTTTACAAAAAAGAAATCAGATGATTTGTAACAAATATAAGAATGGTATTACGGTAACCGAGTTGTCAGAAGAGTATTATTTGTCGATTGATTCCATTAAAAAAATCTTGTATTCAAAAAAGAGGGATGAATGCGAGTATACTCCTACAGTTGCATCAGCACTTGCTTATCAAAATGCTGGCATGATAGAAGAATGGATTCATACATTTCTTCAATTTTCATGTAGTAATTGTATTATATTGGAACATTTATTCAGGGAACAGGGAGTATTTAGTACGCTTATAAAACTACCACTGAGATTGGTTCGAGTTGAGAGCGAAGAAACGGAAGTTAAGAAAGTAGAGATAGATAAAAAGGAAATACAAAGTACATATGATAATACACCACCGCTTCTAATCCTTTTTGAAAAGAAAACATTTATACTCTTAGAACAAGAGGAAGTATTTCATAGATTAAGGCGATTGCGGACGAATGCCTGGCCGGTAGTGATATGGATAAAAAAAGGGGTAGATTATGAGTTATTTCAGAAGCAATATGGAAGCATATTACGTACGTTAGGTGATTCCCAAGTTTAA
- a CDS encoding DegV family protein: MDKFILSCCSTADLSKEHLDHRNISYICFHYELDGKQYLDDLGQTIPFSIFYDKMKQGADTKTSQVNVDEFESYFESFLKNGLDILHICLSSGLSGVINSANIARSNLAERYPERKIYIVDSLGASSGYGLIMDTLASLKDNGKAIDEVYDWINANRLHMHHWFFSTDLSFYVKGGRISKTEGMIGNILNICPLLNMNHEGHLVPRYKIRSKRKVIQEIVNKMVENASGGLGYSGKCYISHSDCYEDARAVADLVQKTFPNLIGNVEINYVGTTIGSHTGPNTVALFFWGGERVD, encoded by the coding sequence ATGGACAAATTTATCCTTAGCTGTTGTTCTACAGCAGATCTTTCTAAAGAACATCTTGATCATCGAAATATCTCATATATATGTTTTCACTATGAGTTAGACGGCAAACAGTATCTTGATGATTTAGGTCAGACAATACCCTTTTCTATATTTTATGATAAAATGAAACAGGGGGCTGATACAAAAACATCACAAGTTAACGTAGATGAATTTGAATCCTATTTTGAATCCTTTCTTAAAAATGGGTTAGATATTCTACACATTTGTTTATCGTCTGGCCTTTCGGGGGTAATAAACTCTGCAAATATCGCTAGAAGCAATCTTGCTGAGCGGTACCCTGAACGTAAAATCTACATTGTTGATTCCTTAGGTGCCTCCTCCGGCTACGGACTAATTATGGATACACTTGCAAGTCTTAAGGATAATGGAAAGGCAATCGATGAGGTCTACGATTGGATTAATGCTAATCGACTTCATATGCATCATTGGTTTTTCTCGACTGATTTATCTTTCTATGTTAAGGGTGGTAGAATCTCTAAGACCGAAGGAATGATCGGGAATATTCTTAATATATGTCCTTTACTAAATATGAATCATGAGGGACATCTCGTTCCAAGGTATAAAATCCGTTCAAAAAGAAAAGTAATTCAGGAAATTGTGAACAAAATGGTAGAAAACGCTTCTGGTGGTTTGGGGTACTCTGGAAAATGTTATATCTCACATTCTGATTGTTATGAAGATGCCAGAGCAGTTGCCGATTTAGTTCAAAAAACATTTCCTAATTTAATTGGAAATGTAGAAATAAATTATGTAGGTACTACGATTGGAAGTCATACCGGACCTAATACAGTTGCCCTTTTCTTCTGGGGAGGTGAGCGTGTTGACTAG
- a CDS encoding transglutaminase-like domain-containing protein, whose translation MSSNQIIKKLFLFLFSFLLLFSSVKGQASVIVELDESHLSEGYVSTSIKETKTTVAYVIVISKDKVSYNYPVVDGGKYPFTLGNGTYQIMIGEKVEGNKYVATLQKEIKVKIKDETTVYLQSNEAINWENEDSRILKKAQELTKNANTNIDKAKAIHSYITKNYSYDNKKADKVTKDYTPDLISFYKTKKGICYDYVTLTAVMLRSVGVPTKIVKGYESSNPDTYHAWNQVYNETTKQWVTIDTTYDATLQAAGKKIKFEKNEKNYMLDKAY comes from the coding sequence ATGAGCTCAAACCAAATTATAAAGAAATTATTTCTCTTCCTGTTTTCTTTTTTATTATTATTTAGCTCTGTGAAAGGACAAGCAAGTGTCATCGTCGAGTTAGATGAAAGCCATTTGTCAGAAGGCTATGTATCAACAAGTATTAAGGAAACGAAGACAACAGTAGCATATGTAATTGTGATTAGTAAAGATAAGGTATCTTACAATTATCCTGTTGTAGACGGAGGAAAATATCCTTTCACTTTAGGCAATGGAACCTATCAAATTATGATAGGTGAAAAAGTAGAAGGTAATAAATATGTAGCTACCCTACAAAAAGAAATCAAAGTAAAGATAAAGGATGAAACTACCGTATATCTTCAATCCAATGAAGCAATCAATTGGGAAAATGAAGACAGCAGAATACTTAAGAAGGCACAAGAATTAACGAAAAATGCTAATACCAATATAGATAAAGCAAAAGCAATACATAGTTATATCACAAAAAACTATTCTTATGATAATAAAAAAGCGGATAAAGTAACAAAGGATTATACCCCTGATTTAATATCTTTTTATAAAACAAAAAAGGGGATTTGTTATGACTATGTTACTTTAACAGCTGTAATGCTTCGTAGCGTAGGTGTTCCTACAAAAATAGTAAAAGGATACGAATCCAGTAATCCTGATACTTATCATGCATGGAATCAAGTATATAATGAAACTACAAAACAATGGGTTACTATAGATACTACTTATGATGCTACCTTACAGGCAGCAGGCAAAAAAATTAAATTTGAGAAGAATGAAAAAAATTATATGTTAGATAAAGCGTATTAA
- a CDS encoding DUF5692 family protein yields MFTFNYGSGATALSVWLVWILVFVLLFALNEFTRRSTVGGFVCFIVLPIVLSVLWFTVLSDTTYTDWFHLAKVYSATAGCIGFWCIRNLHGTNKKTGKEWRLANNRIALCFPPLILAINILEAVARDIEIGLQYSKGGILTDGSMYVLGGPWNFMNAAAGILNIITITGWVGICIRKKTKTDKSQDMLWPDMMWFWIIAYDLWNFAYTYNCLPGHAWYCGFALLLAPTVCAFTLGKGAWLQHRAHTLALWCMFAQTVPAFIDKGRFAVSSTYNRGALFIWSFAALAVNIAVAIFMIYRARKTKRHPYKQELYVDMKKFQEVKVLADPSTVN; encoded by the coding sequence GTGTTTACGTTCAATTATGGAAGTGGGGCAACAGCATTATCTGTGTGGCTCGTCTGGATTCTAGTATTTGTGTTGTTATTTGCACTTAATGAATTTACCAGAAGATCCACAGTGGGAGGGTTTGTCTGTTTTATCGTTTTGCCAATCGTTCTATCGGTTCTATGGTTTACTGTATTAAGTGATACTACATATACAGACTGGTTCCATTTAGCCAAGGTATATTCCGCAACAGCAGGATGTATAGGTTTTTGGTGCATTCGTAATCTACATGGAACAAACAAAAAGACAGGTAAGGAATGGAGGTTGGCAAACAATCGTATTGCGTTATGTTTTCCACCACTAATCCTAGCAATTAATATTTTAGAAGCAGTGGCAAGAGATATTGAAATTGGACTTCAGTATTCAAAAGGCGGTATTCTAACAGATGGTTCTATGTATGTTTTAGGTGGACCTTGGAACTTCATGAATGCAGCTGCGGGTATACTAAATATCATAACAATCACTGGATGGGTTGGCATCTGTATTCGTAAGAAAACAAAGACGGATAAAAGCCAAGACATGTTATGGCCAGATATGATGTGGTTTTGGATTATCGCCTATGATTTATGGAATTTTGCTTATACATATAACTGTTTGCCAGGTCATGCTTGGTATTGTGGATTTGCATTATTATTGGCACCAACCGTATGTGCTTTCACACTAGGAAAAGGTGCATGGTTACAGCACCGCGCTCATACCCTGGCATTATGGTGTATGTTTGCACAGACAGTACCAGCATTTATCGATAAAGGTAGATTTGCAGTATCTTCGACCTACAATAGGGGAGCATTGTTTATTTGGAGTTTTGCAGCATTAGCTGTAAATATTGCGGTTGCAATCTTTATGATTTACCGCGCAAGAAAGACTAAGAGACATCCATACAAACAAGAATTGTATGTTGATATGAAGAAATTTCAGGAAGTGAAAGTGCTTGCTGATCCATCTACAGTAAACTAA
- a CDS encoding FadR/GntR family transcriptional regulator, which translates to MEFTKLSAPSLKELFIHELEKMILSGKLPIGEKLPPERDLAQSMQVSRAVVNAGIAELGRKGFLTIKPRVGTFVADYRRNGTLETLISILNYNGGVLRDGEVRSILELRIALDTLAVEHCIPKITEEDILRLKDYVKQLGEAKSPEAASEIAFHFQHELAYLSGNTLMPLIFSSFKIPVLFLWERFVCLYGLEALHKNTEILCDYITERKTEKAVEWLKHSINDTISGNRPIYY; encoded by the coding sequence ATGGAATTTACAAAACTTAGTGCTCCCTCCTTAAAGGAATTGTTTATACATGAATTAGAAAAAATGATATTATCCGGGAAATTACCTATCGGTGAAAAACTCCCACCAGAAAGAGATTTGGCTCAATCCATGCAAGTTAGCCGTGCGGTAGTCAATGCTGGTATTGCCGAACTTGGACGGAAAGGATTTTTAACTATAAAACCAAGAGTAGGCACCTTTGTTGCTGATTATCGCAGAAACGGTACTCTTGAAACCTTGATTTCTATTTTGAATTATAATGGAGGAGTCTTACGTGATGGAGAAGTTCGCTCGATTTTAGAACTAAGAATTGCTTTGGACACCCTTGCAGTAGAACACTGCATTCCAAAGATTACAGAGGAAGACATTTTAAGATTAAAAGATTATGTGAAGCAGTTGGGTGAAGCAAAGTCACCAGAAGCTGCAAGCGAAATCGCCTTTCATTTTCAGCATGAGCTAGCTTATCTATCCGGTAATACCTTAATGCCATTAATCTTTTCTTCGTTTAAGATTCCTGTACTATTTTTGTGGGAACGTTTTGTCTGTCTCTATGGCTTAGAAGCACTTCATAAAAATACTGAAATCCTATGCGATTACATTACAGAGCGGAAAACTGAAAAAGCGGTGGAATGGCTAAAGCATTCCATTAATGACACGATTAGTGGAAATCGGCCGATTTATTATTAA
- a CDS encoding FAD-dependent oxidoreductase gives MIKEKVLDLANHISRKKRGSKNEINATDPEYRILEPVVTEEMAEVALCMEIRKKATAKELSVKCGKSEEETAKLLWELAVAGVLFVNNIDGVDHYWYDTWVPGIMEMMVNNKENVAKYPQIAESFEAYGRVRGPKTAGSFPVGVGLMRVIPIETAIQGETRKASYEEVSKYLNENDIFSVSDCSCRTAREVMGEGCGHLKEDMCIQMGHAAEYYIRTGRGKRITREEAFEIIKRAEENGLMHQIPNLDGSGKTHAICNCCGCSCLSLRTAEMFINADMVRSNYVSHVDKDKCVACGECVQHCPVNALQLGQKLCGKTPVADKIIRKDTPRDTEWGPDKWNADYRINRKNVVDTGTSPCKTECPAHISIQGYIKLASQGKFREALELIKHENPFPAVCGRICPRRCESACTRGDIDEPIAIDDIKKFIAEQDLKEENRYVPKKRHDYGKKIAVIGAGPSGLSCAFYLALDGYQVTVFEKQQVIGGMLTLGIPSFRLEKEVIEAEIQVIKELGVEFKTGIEVGRDITISELRKQGYEAFYIAIGAQAGRKLGIEGEDAEEVITGIDFLREVNLKKHKNLSGNVVVIGGGNVAIDVARTAVRVGAANTKMYCLESREEMPALEEEVEEALHEQIEIHNSWGPKRIVLKDGRVVGVEFKRCLSVFNQEHRFQPVYDEEDTIEVPADYVLLSVGQAMDYGMLLSGTNLELNPNKTIKADSTTLQTGEKDIFVGGDVYTGPRFAIDAIAAGKEGAISIHRYVQPGQSLIIGRDRKEYHSFDKSNTITEGYDTTPRQKANENEAVSSFKDSRGVFTEEQLRMETKRCLGCGATVVDEFLCVGCGQCTTKCMFDAISLVRTYDGEGVAFEDLKPVVVKQILMRKGKIMAKNVRKALTRN, from the coding sequence ATGATTAAAGAAAAAGTTCTAGACCTTGCCAATCATATTAGTAGAAAAAAACGTGGTTCTAAAAATGAAATTAATGCAACCGATCCAGAATATAGGATACTTGAACCGGTTGTAACTGAGGAAATGGCTGAAGTAGCCCTATGCATGGAAATAAGAAAAAAAGCAACAGCGAAAGAACTTTCCGTAAAGTGTGGTAAAAGCGAGGAAGAAACAGCTAAATTATTGTGGGAGTTAGCAGTAGCAGGTGTTTTATTCGTTAACAATATCGATGGAGTGGATCATTATTGGTATGATACCTGGGTTCCTGGTATTATGGAAATGATGGTGAATAACAAAGAAAATGTGGCTAAATATCCTCAGATAGCAGAAAGTTTTGAAGCATATGGTAGAGTGCGTGGTCCTAAAACAGCAGGTAGTTTCCCGGTAGGTGTTGGGTTAATGCGTGTAATACCAATAGAAACAGCAATACAGGGTGAAACAAGAAAAGCTTCCTATGAAGAAGTATCAAAATATTTGAATGAGAATGATATCTTTTCAGTTTCTGACTGTTCTTGCCGTACCGCAAGAGAAGTCATGGGCGAGGGGTGTGGGCATCTGAAAGAAGATATGTGTATTCAGATGGGGCATGCCGCAGAGTATTACATACGTACAGGAAGAGGAAAACGAATTACAAGAGAAGAAGCCTTTGAGATTATCAAGCGTGCAGAAGAAAATGGCTTAATGCACCAGATTCCAAACTTAGATGGCTCTGGAAAAACGCATGCGATATGTAATTGTTGTGGTTGTTCCTGTTTATCTTTAAGAACAGCAGAAATGTTTATTAATGCAGATATGGTTCGTTCCAACTATGTTTCTCATGTTGACAAAGACAAATGTGTAGCTTGTGGTGAGTGCGTACAGCATTGTCCAGTAAATGCACTACAGCTAGGTCAGAAGCTGTGTGGGAAGACACCAGTAGCAGATAAAATAATTCGTAAAGATACTCCAAGAGATACCGAATGGGGACCGGATAAATGGAATGCTGATTATCGTATTAACCGAAAGAATGTTGTTGATACTGGTACTAGCCCATGTAAAACGGAATGTCCAGCGCATATCTCAATTCAAGGATACATAAAACTTGCTTCTCAGGGAAAATTCCGTGAGGCATTGGAATTAATAAAGCATGAGAATCCATTTCCAGCGGTTTGTGGTAGAATCTGTCCAAGAAGATGTGAATCTGCTTGTACCAGAGGGGATATCGATGAACCTATCGCAATTGATGATATAAAAAAATTCATCGCAGAGCAGGATTTAAAGGAAGAGAATCGCTATGTTCCAAAGAAAAGACATGATTATGGAAAGAAAATTGCAGTCATTGGGGCAGGACCATCGGGATTATCCTGTGCATTTTATTTGGCATTGGACGGATATCAAGTCACAGTCTTTGAAAAACAACAAGTAATAGGTGGTATGTTAACTCTAGGAATCCCATCATTCCGTCTTGAAAAAGAAGTTATCGAAGCAGAGATTCAAGTGATAAAAGAACTTGGAGTAGAATTTAAGACAGGTATTGAAGTAGGACGTGACATAACTATATCGGAGTTAAGAAAACAAGGATACGAAGCCTTCTACATTGCTATTGGTGCTCAAGCTGGCAGAAAGTTAGGCATTGAAGGGGAAGATGCAGAGGAAGTAATTACAGGTATTGACTTCTTAAGAGAAGTAAACCTAAAGAAGCATAAGAATTTAAGCGGTAATGTCGTTGTGATCGGTGGCGGAAATGTCGCGATTGACGTGGCAAGGACTGCGGTTAGAGTTGGTGCTGCGAATACTAAGATGTATTGCCTTGAAAGTAGAGAAGAGATGCCAGCGTTAGAGGAAGAAGTAGAAGAGGCTCTCCATGAGCAGATAGAGATTCATAATTCTTGGGGACCGAAACGAATTGTTTTGAAAGATGGGCGCGTTGTGGGTGTTGAATTCAAACGTTGTCTCTCCGTATTTAATCAAGAACATCGTTTCCAACCAGTATATGATGAAGAAGATACTATCGAGGTACCTGCAGATTATGTTCTGCTTTCTGTAGGCCAGGCAATGGATTATGGCATGTTGCTTTCAGGTACAAACCTTGAACTTAATCCGAATAAGACGATAAAAGCAGATTCTACTACGCTACAAACAGGTGAAAAAGATATCTTTGTTGGTGGTGACGTTTATACCGGTCCTAGATTTGCAATTGATGCAATTGCTGCGGGAAAAGAAGGAGCTATTTCTATCCATCGTTATGTACAGCCTGGTCAGAGCTTAATTATTGGTCGTGACCGAAAAGAATATCATTCCTTTGATAAATCCAATACGATTACCGAAGGGTACGATACCACACCTCGTCAAAAGGCGAATGAGAATGAAGCTGTTTCTTCCTTCAAAGATTCCAGAGGGGTATTTACAGAAGAACAGCTAAGAATGGAAACCAAACGTTGTTTAGGTTGTGGTGCAACCGTTGTGGATGAATTCTTATGTGTAGGATGTGGTCAATGTACAACAAAGTGTATGTTTGATGCAATCTCTCTTGTTCGAACTTACGATGGAGAAGGAGTTGCTTTCGAAGATCTCAAACCAGTAGTCGTAAAGCAGATTCTGATGAGAAAAGGAAAGATAATGGCTAAGAATGTTAGGAAAGCATTGACGAGGAATTAA